Proteins co-encoded in one Coregonus clupeaformis isolate EN_2021a chromosome 5, ASM2061545v1, whole genome shotgun sequence genomic window:
- the LOC121566924 gene encoding tumor necrosis factor receptor superfamily member 19L: MRNHLCCSAFVLLTVFGSGGTVAVQCRLGEGCVCLECPSGQEPIKACGQLEGPGEAVHCQSCPAGKFSDTYDSDQCRPHSSCGVLNKKVVTSGTSHSDAVCGDCLSGFHPTAMKTATTLACVRAPPAQSTLVRAVRTVGKGAAGSGGLPVNGTAVRSPEEKSAEYAVFALVPIFCVMGLLGILICNILKKKGYHCTAEKEGGDEENATPQKEGNGCPYIVDDPNEDTISVLVRLITEKKENAAALEELLLEYESKQMAISKASSIKFPVLSPLTQFLSLPRLCPHQSHLHTISGLSGLSGPRHGYCCSRCAQKKWPPILLPPLGPLKPPQFRQTPLGPLKPPHSLLLPPLDLQPLQKTPLLPPLAPSNPHTLSSPPEDPSPAPPLAPLKPPHSLLLPPLDLQPLQKTPLLPPVDTQHSTPKISQTPRPGSGSLPEGKWRMPGKVTRSVGRFQVAQIQEQRPGSMEMTFRPESSDSGSVDDSSLLGRNKSSSSPPSSSSSAARSTEEVNT, encoded by the exons ATGAGGAACCACCTTTGCTGCTCAGCTTTTGTCCTTCTCACA GTGTTTGGCTCTGGAGGGACTGTAGCCGTGCAGTGTCGGttgggggaggggtgtgtgtgtctggagtgCCCCAGTGGCCAGGAGCCAATCAAG GCTTGCGGGCAGCTCGAGGGGCCAGGCGAGGCGGTGCACTGTCAGTCTTGTCCAGCGGGCAAGTTTTCGGACACCTATGACTCTGATCAATGCCGCCCACACTCCTCCTGCGGGGTCCTCAACAAAAAGGTTGTGACCTCTGGTACCTCACACTCTGATGCTGTCTGCGGAGACTGTCTGTCTGG GTTCCACCCCACTGCTATGAAGACAGCCACCACCCTGGCCTGTGTGAGAG CCCCCCCTGCCCAGTCTACCCTTGTGCGTGCAGTGCGTACGGTGGGTAAGGGTGCGGCGGGCAGTGGTGGCCTGCCGGTGAACGGTACAGCAGTGCGGAGCCCGGAGGAGAAGAGTGCAGAGTATGCAGTGTTCGCCCTGGTGCCAATCTTCTGTGTGATGGGACTCCTGGGGATCCTCATCTGTAATATCCTCAAGAAGAAGGGATACCACTGCACTgctgagaaggagggaggagatgaggagaatgCTACACCACagaaagagg gtaaCGGTTGTCCCTACATCGTAGATGATCCTAATGAAGACACCATCAGTGTTCTGGTGCGCCTCATCACAGAGAAAAAAG AGAATGCTGCTGCCCTGGAGGAGCTGCTGCTGGAGTATGAGAGTAAACAGATGGCCATCAGCAAAGCCTCCTCAATCAA gTTCCCGGTGCTGTCTCCTCTGACTCAGTTCCTCTCCTTACCCAGGCTGTGCCCTCACCAGTCTCACCTCCACACCATCTCTGGTCTGTCTGGCCTGTCTGGCCCCCGACATGGCTACTGCTGCTCCCGCTGTGCCCAGAAGAAATGGCCCCCCATCCTCCTGCCCCCCCTCGGCCCCCTCAAACCCCCACAGTTCCGCCAAACCCCCCTTGGCCCCCTCAAACCCCCACACTCTCTCCTGTTACCCCCTCTGGACCTCCAGCCCCTCCAGAAGACCCCTCTCCTGCCCCCCTTGGCCCCCTCAAACCCCCACACTCTCTCCT CCCCTCCAGAAGACCCCTCTCCTGCCCCCCCCTTGGCCCCCCTCAAACCCCCACACTCTCTCCTGTTACCCCCTCTGGACCTCCAGCCCCTCCAGAAGACCCCTCTCCTGCCCCCTGTGGACACACAGCACTCCACCCCTAAGATCTCCCAGACCCCCAGGCCTGGGTCAGGGTCACTCCCTGAGGGGAAGTGGAGGATGCCTGGGAAGGTGACCCGGTCTGTCGGGAG GTTCCAGGTGGCTCAGATTCAGGAGCAGAGGCCTGGTTCCATGGAGATGACGTTCCGCCCAGAGTCGAGTGACTCAGGTTCAGTGGATGATTCATCTCTGCTGGGGAGGAACAAGtcttcatcatcaccaccatcatcatcatcctcagctGCCAGGAGTACAGAAGAG gttaaCACCTAA